The genomic stretch GCACCAAGAGGAGAGATGTTGCTCAGAAATAACTTCAATGTCTCAAGTCTGCAAGCTTGTACAACCACACTAGCTGTAAGGTGCATAAAAGTTTCTTATTCCAGAAAAAGTAGCTGAGTCAATGTACAGAACCTGCCTGGGTATAAATTAAGAATAGCAAAGCtggtttttttccactggaaaatgaACTAATGGGTTAAGTACTGTGATGCTGAAAATGCCCCATCTCCTGGGAATTTAAAAAGTGCAGATGAAAGGTTTCATAGTACCTAAACTAATGCTCAGTGAAAAAGCATATGAAATGAATACCCGGGTTGTGTATAAAATACTTGATCTTACAGATAATAGTCAGGCCCACTGAAATAGCAACATTACCTTGCATTAATATtagtgaaaagaaaaggaaaggtgcATATTTCTCAGCAAatagtttattttatttgtgtttgatTACAGCTTTCAGAACATTTGTTGCTACTAAAAACAGGAGCTGTTTTTACTGTGGTTACCCAACATGGGGCGCGATCTGCAGGACCATGATTTAAACAGAAGGATGGGATTATTCATCTTCATTTTATGCGAATCAGTCAGATGGCAAACTACAATAAAACAGCTCACTGTTTGAAGTTTCTCTGTTTCCGCTCAATAAGATTACCAATTCACCCGCTGGTTTTACAAGTGGGAGTCATGACATTTTGATGACATTTCCTAGGAACAGCCTCTTCTGAGATCACGAGATAAGAATAGGTATAAATTGTGCATTTAGTTGATCATGccatttgacttttaaaataatccaGGCTAGGTCACATCAGGAAATAGATACATTTTGACTGCTCTTTCATAAGTAATGCTTTctgtcattcttttttctttcaaatattttctttgaagatATCTATTCTAAACCCCATTCTTGTTAGGGCTACTGGCTGACCTCCCACAAAGACAACAAGTTTACCCCATTCAGTCATACTGATATCATTCTGGAGAGAGTTTGTTAAGACCCAAAGGGCTAATGATCTGTCAGGTTTTTGACCAGGATCAGCCTGCTTTGACTAGTGACCCCCATGGGACTCCTGCTGCAGATGGGGCCGAGGTGGCGGGGCAAAACCCAGCCGAACCTGGAGCTTCGGAGAGCCTCCCTGCCTTTTCCCACTGAGGGATCCTCTCTGCAATGGAGAGACATTGCTAGGACAAAGTGATTTGTACTTTGTAGCTCCTGTGGGTCAATTTTGCccataaaatcacattttaaacacTACTAGCTTAAGCTGGCTCAGTACAGCTTTCCTTCCCAACTACTTATGATTAAATGAAGTCCAAACTCGTGTCACTGCTGAGGAAGAGTGTTCCAGTGGTTTGGATGTTACTGTGGGATTTGGGTGATTTATACTTAAATCTCCATTTTGCTACTCACTTTCTTTTTGACGTTGACCAGATCAAGTAGGCTCAGACCCCTAAAGACACTTTGCTGTCCAGCACTCACTTATTTAAAGTCCAATGAAGTCAGGGAGCATTAGGCTAAAAGGCAGAATTTCAAAAGCTTTCTAGGtagctttgttttttcactttgcaTCTTTAAAGTGGAGATGAAAGCATTTCCCTTTCCCATGGGAGTGTTGTGATGATGCATACACTGAAGGCATAAGTTCTCAGGAACTATGATAATATCTATACTCTTTGTGCATCCCTTAAAAGTTTTGTCAGTTACCAACTATACACTTATTTGTCGGTCACTATTATGTGTATCATAATTTCCTTCTCACAGGCTAATATTAACATTCCAATGGGAGCATTTCGACCTGGTGCAGGTCACCCtcataaaagaaaagaatttacacCTGAAGTGGAGGaggtaagaaaagacttttttttaatttttttttcaggagaatcCCTGAAGTTGATGTACGAAAGCCTTTTAAATCAATCTTATAGCACAATATACCAGTCCTAAGTACCACAGCTATTCATGCACTGATGACTCATGGAAATAACTGGCCACCTACAAAACACTTTGTATATACATAGTTCTGTTTCTGAAGCCAGAGCATCTATAGCAATTTAAACCGTTTCAAGGATGTGTAGCTCCACTTACTAACAGGGTGGTAACTACTGTCAGGAAAGAGAGCCAGGTATTTACCAGCATTATTTATCTATACTGGAGTTGAtgaaatacagaaggaaaagatATAGCAAGGCATCTGAAGAATcctttgctgcctgctgccctgtgGTGTAGTTTCTTATTACAGATTACCAATATTGCAACAGGTTTTCAAAACCTGACATTTGGAGAGCTTTTTGGAATATGTATCAGCAAGTAGAGTGTGATGGCTGTaaatttgcaaattaaaaatagaaattgcaAAACCATTTACCTGCATAGGTGTGAAAATACTCATTTTGTAGATTGaattctgtgttttcatgactgTATTTTATAGGGAGTACTGAATACAAAGCTGAATTTATGCCTGAGCACTTACTCCCATTGATTACAAAGGCTGTTATTAAACACAGATATCATATTTCTAGATGATTTAAAGCATCTTATTCACCATGGACTTTTATAATAAATAAGAACCAAAACCAACTGTGGAGAAACACAGTAGAGGCATACTCTAACTAAAGAACACCCCCAGGTTAGCATGGGTGCTCAGTTAGCTTAGTTCGGGCAGCCCTTGTAATCTCCAATTCAGAAGAGGTCCTGCTGGGCCAGAGGTGCCTTGCACATCTCCCATGGTGCTCCTTGGAGCCAAGTGCAGGGAGCAGTCAAACTGATCCCGTACAGCCAGGCTGGCTCTGGCAAGACTCGGTTGTGTGGACTCATGGCCATGCAGATGAAGCTAAACAGACTTGGTTGGAGGGGAGCCAGCCCCGACGCAGAGCGGAGCCACAAAGACCAAGAAGGAGGTTGTAATTAGCCACTTTTCTCCAGCCACGCAGCAGCAATGCTGGTGATTCAGCCCCAGATAAGGAACAGCCAGATTAATTTTGGACAAATCATTGGCTCCTTCCCACCTGTTACAACACTTAACATGTGCAGTCTTAGTTACACAATAGCTAATTCTTCCTTTGCTGTCTAAATAAGACAGAATTTTTCTGAAATTGAATATACTTCTTATAAATAGTACTCTGTTTACAGAGACATTTTCTGGACAAATCAAAACCAGACAGATTTAACTATTTTCTTAAGAAGatattttttgaagaaagagctTACAAAGTGACCTTTAACACATATTGTGGCTTTTTCCCCTGGAAAGAAATCAAAGCGTATTCTCTCTGCAGTAATTAAACTGGTGAAGGAATGCATGTTATTAAGCAGAAATTAATATAGTATGTGTGAAGTCTGGTGgtatttgagaaataaaataaatgactaGTGAAATGAAAGGTCCTGGATTTTATAGCCAATATTCATTCAAAGCAATGGGAGTAAAGACTACAGAATAAGATCTTATAacagaaatagaataaaaatgcTACCAGCAGACTTGTCTTTTCAGCTTCATCATGTTAAATTTTTGCAATATAGCCCATGATTCTTTAGATCAGCTTTTGACAAACATACCTTGCTAACAGTCCTTAGCATTTTTCACTGCATCTTAAAACCTTGGCAAAGGAAATGAGGGAAATGCAGGTCTTATTCAAAGGTCTGGTGTAGTCAGAGGGAATGCATATATCTGAAGATCAAGGGAGAGGACATATTAACACGTAAAAGAAATGGGAGGGGGGAATTTCAGAAAATAACACTCCTTGTTCCATCAAAGCATTTCCttgcatgtatttgcttattcTTGTCACATATCTAAGTCCCTCTTCAGACTTCCTTCAGTACAACTGAAGGCCAAGTTCTAACCTCAATTGTGCATTGCACACATAGTGGGGGACATATGCAGGGGCACAGTTTTAAGTCCCACACATCTGAGATTAAAGCAGAAAGCTAACATGAATTTATGGAGTGTAAGGTCTCCAAAACATGGCCAAAGTTGAAACCATTTGTACTACaggaaggaaaggtatagtaGATGACTTGAAGCAGTATTTTTAACCAGGAATCTGCTATGTGTTAATGAGAAGAATGGGGTTTTCAGGTTGATTGGTTTTCCTGATTATTCAGATTACCAAGCTGTGCAAGAAAACTGTGGAAGGAAACAATACAAGCTCATGGCATCTTTGACTACCGATACCATTTTGTGCATTTCTCCAAATGCATTCTGTGTCAGTTTGCTTACTCTCCTGCTAGGCTTTGCTACCATTCCAGCTTGTTAGCTCATTAAGCCAGATATTAGACTATATATAGTAtacatgatatatatatatatatttatacacgcacacactatatatatatatatatatacacacatatagtaTTTGGGGCTGGATTACTGGGatcttaaattattaaaatagaaaaatgttgGGTGTTAGCATAATGTTATTAATTAATAGCATAATAGCATAATGTTATTAATTAATAGTAGcttgtattaaataaaataatatattagctaaaaaaatgttaaaaagttaaTATGAATTTACTAAGCCAAACAATATAGTTGTTGACTTAGTTTTCTCCCAAATGGTGATTTGGAGAAAGTTCTTAAAGATCAAATAAGAACAACCTCACAGTTTTCTAAAATTCCTTGTTTACTTGCTACTTGACATTGCAAAAGGTCTGCTTCCTGGTTAACATGGAGTCCTTTagtgaatgggaaaaaaaatgtcttaCTGGCCAATAATAACTGACAAATaactttgaaattttaaaaatgaattttcaaataTTAGGAGTTGACTATTTACAGTCCATACACAGTAAAAACCTCTCCAAATATGGTGGCTAATAAGTCTAAGTACTGAGTTAATTCAAAACCCCACCCCAAGTGGACATTCAcagagtaattaaaaaagaaaacagaatttaattGTGAAAATTATTTCCAGAGAAATATTCATTCTCCTCTAACCCTACATGATTGCCCCTATAtgttaccttttaaaaatatggaaTAGGCTGGATAAACATTAAACTCCCTACCGGAAACCTACGCCTTCAAAATATTGCTCAGTCTAGAATGGAAATTGTCTAAAATACATGCCCTCCCTCACCCTGGAGCAACAGTACGATTCAGCAAGTACCAAGAGGTGAAATACTGTGGTCCATCAGAAGGTTAGCTGAGATGCTCCCTGTTGTGTAATGACTGCTATTTAGCCTGCATTTTTTACAGTGTCAGCAGAACAGCTTTTAGGCATGACCGTAATTCTAATACTAAATGACAAAAATCCTTCTGGTCTTATGACTGAggttaagaaaaattaaacatcatTTCCAGCTGAGCTTGgatggggatttgggggtccaTAACCTACAACAGTAACTGGTCTCCAAAGTTGCAGAGGTGCATGATATTTTTCCTCCACAATTAGCCAACAACTATGAGACTCTGTAAGAGATTACatgataaaaatgtttcttctgcttttttccctaaaaaatgaGAGACCTGAGAGTTGCCTTTAACACTCCACTCAATTAACTTCCTGCTAATGGTTTGACACTGTAAATTCTTACCCATTTACAAAAAGATTCAGACTTCTCTGCACCAAGCACCTTctaattttctttcagaatgtgTTTAGACACTTTAAGGCAACAACCAACAAGATAATCCACCCGTTCTCCCCCTCTTGCACGCTTGCTTTTGTGACTgcatttaatatgaaaaaaatccttttgtgtTTCCCAAATAAGAAACCTATGTTTGTGCTCAAGGGATTTTTCTAGCAGCAGCGAGGTGACTCGTTTCATTTTGTGCAGAGTGTTCCTGCTTctacagaggaggagaaagacaagAAACATCTCCCAGGAGCTAAGAAACTTCCAGGCCCTGCTGTCAACTTATCAGAGATTCAGAACATAAAGAGTGAGCTGAAGTTTGTCCCCAAAGCTGAACAGTAGCTGAAACAAGCAGGTGAGTAAAACAGATGTTCTTTGCGTGGCTCTAGCAAAAGCAGGCTGATCTAGAAAATTTCTATGTCAAAGGATGGCTTTCCAATGGCTCCAAAGGACCTGGAATTGCATCCCGTATTTCAAAGACAAAACATAATTTGTAGAGGAGAAGCTCATAATCCTTGGAATTCTGCATTCTTTCAAACCCAGAGCATGAAGGAAACTGTATCTGGTGATATATGGCACCCACCTGCCCTCCtaacaaaaaatgtatttggctACTATGACTATTGAAGCCAGTTTAAGATTTTTGCTTCATGAGCACAAGCTGCAGTTTTACTGAATATAGGACTTTTATTTGTACCACAAACTACAAGAAAATTTATTACAATGATGGACAAGTAGgttagtgtttttaaaaagctccTTTAGAATGTTAAACTTCAAAGATTTGATCTTATTTTTACTTCTGCAGTTCAGAACTGACATGCTAATGGCTTCATGCACTTGACCACACAAATGTGCCTAATGCTGCTCGCAATGACTGAGGACGTACAGTATATCTGCATGGGGGGAGATCTGTGCTCACTTGGAGTGGCATCTGGAGACCAGACAGGGATCCTTAGGCATTGCAGACAGCACCAGACACCTATGGATTGAGCCACTGGTTTATGACAAGTATCAcatatttcatcttatttttttaaaaggaaatattcatCACTTCATCGCAGATTGCAGAATTATTTTCATCTGATTTCAAACAAGGCCTATAAACCTCTGTTGTCCTACGTTCTGAGCCTTAAAGCAATTAATGGTCATCTCTATCAAAGAAGTTATCATCTAATTCTCTTTGAAAAGCCTGAGTCAGTGAAGATGCATTAAGCAGTAACAATGAAAGTTCAGCTGTACAGATAAGTGGCAATACAAAAACCTGGCTACAATAAGAAAAAGATATTTGTGTCACACAGTAATCATCTGAACTGCCAATTGTGGCTATTGACACAAGTCCTCTTTATCATGAAGGGAGGCAGAGGAGTTAAGCTGAGTAAAAGAACATCATCTTGGATTTACTGCACAGAAACataaaagaacaaagcaaaataaaaatccaaTGCAAAAGGAttctgtaagaacagaaatgCTATGGACTAGGGATCTCAAGAGCAATGGCATATAATCAGAGTGAATTTCCCTGATACACACTGCAACATTAACTTATTTTTATGTACAACATAAATCTGtcatttagaaggaaaaatgatcagtttttttcttgcttttaccCTGCTGTGTCATAATGTTCctgttattttaaagaaacaacagAGTCTTTCTCTTCGGAAAACTTGGGAAAAGGAGAATTaacattttgtaaaatgtaaCATTGTAGTCTTTGCACTAAAGTGGTGCCCAGAGAAATACGAATTTTTAATATGAGACTTTAAAGAGCTTTTCCTCTGTAAGAGATATTTAGACATAAATATAACTCCATATTTAGTTTCAGATTACTGCTATTCTCAAAGTTTACAATTGTTATTTTATGAGTAGTTTATTGAGAGTCTGATGGAAACATTATGGCATGCACAGAGGTTCACTCTAAGAAAAAGATTTCCACGGGAATGGTTAACCGAGTAGAGGGCATCTTGAACGTTGTGAGGTCACTCGGCAGTCCTTTCCGTCTGTCCTTCTTATGAGGTTGCCTTGGTTATCACAACCACATTGCTTACAGGAAGGGAGAGTaaggcagaaaggaggaaagggTGAAGACAACTCTGAAGGGAAGGTAGTTCCTCCTAGGAGGGAATGGCTGTATGAAATAGCATTGCTCAGCTGGAAGCAGTGAGTGATCAGAGGGTTTGCATGCTCAGCCATTAAGCGCCTGTCCATTGTAAGGGGATAGGGAGTGATTGACTGCCGGTCTCTGCCCCAAGGGATTAACATCTGGGCATTTTTGTGCCCAAATACTCCTGCAGTGATTTACATGCAATACTAAATGATTGCAGCATACCTGCTCATCTGGTTAGTGTTAGAAATATTGCTTTCTAGATTTTAGATAGTAGAGTCACAGATCAtatctgaaaaattaatttctagAAGAATATCAGACACAGTACTCACTGGAGACTGAGAGTTTGGTTTTAGTTGCTGGGCAGCGACACACTGCACATTTTTTACGTAGTTCTAATTTCCAACAGGGCTGATAGCCATTACTGTTTGGTAACTATAAACAAGAAAATCTGCAAAGCAATTTAAGTTTTACAAAGTACGGGAGCCAGCTGGTAAGTCTAGCTTTGAAAGGAGCTCAAATACTGATTTCCTGTTACACAGATATTAGGTTTACAGTCTTTATATTCAGAAATGCAGTAAACTTCTTTTAGGACACGGTGGCATCCTTCTATTATTTCCCTGTTGCTTCTATCCCTCAGTGCCATAAAGAGACCAAACAGACTGTGGATGAATTCATATCCTTCTTCACTTCTTGCTAAATTATCAGTGAGCAGGTTGTTAATGAATAAGAAAACTCTAAACTTCTGGCTTGCTTGAAGAACCCTTTTCTCAACAGCTCCTTAGAAATCTAGTTGAGTATTTTTTGTTTCAGACACACCTATTGTAGTTCCCATGATTGGTCACTGGAGCTATTTGCATTGCCTTGCTTTCAGTTTCTTTGATTGTCTCGAATTTTGCATATATACAGCTTCAAAGAATTGATGGTATTAAAAGAGACCAGTCTTGCCCATCCGAAACAGATGAGAATTTAATTCCAAAGAATGATCAAAAAAACATCTTTGCAATCTATCTGTTAAAAAAGAAGCTGAGACTTGGAACCTCATGCCTTAGCTTGGTTGGCTGATTTTGATCATTGCTCAAAAATCAAGTGCTACTTTACTCACATTATAGTTCTCACTGAGCCTGGATAGTCAGGATGAATTGACCATGAAGGGTTCACAACTTGATGATTCAGGCCTAGAGGAGAAACCAATCAATTTCAATGCTAAATAAACTGAACCAAGCTTGTACATAAGttctaaataaaactgaaatgtaAAGCAATTGCTTGCCTCATTCAGCAGCCTTGAGAGTTACTAAATCTAAGGATTGTGCCCTGTAGGGAACATTGGTTAGTTCAGTTGTTTTAGCCATAACCTGCAGCTGTGTACAAGTCCTGATATAGTTAGGGAATTGTTGTATGACTGACCATGCCAATACAGTGAAGATTATCTTTATTTACAAGAAATTCACAGTCACATCTGCCCAATAGTTAGCTTCATCACCAAGACAAGGTAACTGATCTTCCTTCGTAAAATCGTAGATTGAGTCATCAATAAAATATGTCTGTGTAGAGTCCATACTGATGGATGAATGCATTCTTTGTTATTCataatttggaaataaattatCTCTCACATCAGTACAATAAATTCTTTTCAAACATGCACAGTTGAGGGATCGCCTTTGCtggtatttttatatttcttcagGTGCTCTGTAGGAAATATCCACCAAAACTGGTAGAATAATTCCAATCTAAATAATTTCCATTACGCTATGATCCTATAACCTGCCCTAATAAAAGTATCAAAAAATATACCTAAACATATCAAAGGATTCCAAAAGTTAAACAACAGCAACAATTGTTTCTAACACTTCCTCCTAGTATTGTTGTTTGTCATTGGATTGCTTCAGTAAATTGCAAGTCAACGTGGTCAGTTTTATTATCATATATCATTTTGGTCCATGTTTTCTTGCTCAGAAATATGAGTAACTGTGTACTGCCAGTCACTAATGCCAGTTGTACACAGTGCAAACCCATCAGCAAAAATAAGGAACATGCAAAACAGGAAGTTGGTCAAAGTAACGCTGAATGCCACAACCCTTAATTATTTACAGATTCATTGCTACCTCATTTGCCCGTTAGAATAACTGTATTAAATATCTTTAGTTTTGCTCTTTCACCGAGTTGGATCACCAAACACGGATAGACATGCTAAGATCATAGTTCTGAGTTCAACAGGTTGTGGGAGGGATATAATTAATAAGATGTCATAAAACTGGATCCGTTGGTTCATAAAGTGCTTATCAGTTAAGATATTCCTGCTGTCATCCCTTGCTGCTGATCTGTCTTctataattaattaattagcatACTTTTCTTTGTCATAAagaatttttcttccataaaactGTAGGTGATGTGTTTGATGTAgctaattttaatataaaaaatgagttctgttgtgattaattttccttttattcagctacaatttttttttctttttgttgctccTTTGGTACGCCCACATTTCTACATGCACAACAGGCCAacatacacaaaataaaatagtaaCAAAATAACATCTAATCAGCTAAATATACTTCCTATTGAATAAGTAATGGTAGGAAGCATTTAATCTGTGACAAATGGAACATGAAATGGCTGTGGCTGATTGCTGATTGTTGTGATATCTCATGCGATAACTAGCATGGTGATTGCACCTGCAAATGTGACTGAGAACATCTGATATTTCACCTACTTGTTTATATTAATTGCAGCAAATTTCTAAGCTCACGATTGGGTTCCCTCCTCATTCTCTACCCCTTCATATTGGTGTCCTCAAGTGTGGGGATTTGTGTAAGAAACCCTTTTACGACTTCAGTTAATGTGTCTTGAAGAGGGCCATGGAGTCTGCATCCTGGACTACAGTTTGAAAGGGCCTAAATCCTCAGGTAGCATAGTCCAGTCTTTTCCCATTTAAGGtctattcttttccttttaaggaCTATCAAATTAACAGTTACTGGAGGAACTTCTCCAAAGGTGAAAAGGGGAATTTACTGCCTAGTTTCACAGTGTGGAGTTACAAAAAATCTTTGTTAGGGACAAATGGGCAGCAGGCACAGGATCGTTTCCTGGTCACATTTGAAAAAGCTCCCATCATGACACCAGTAATGATTCTAGTTAGAATCTCACCAGAATTTGGTCAGACAAGATTGCTAAGCCAACTGCCCTGACTGTTATTAACATGGTGCCCGTCTTGTTCAAGGTATGAGAAATTTTCATCGAGTAGCTGTGGATAAGCTGTTGGCTTCATCTGGACCTTTAATAGTGAGAGTGGCTTAAATCCCTAAGCATAAGGTTAATTCTGTTGTCAAGTTGTAGAAGACACTGAGGTGTATTTTGAGGGCATAAGAATAAGCAGCTAGCAGAAGCTTTCCAGAGTCGCTTAGACTTTGCCTTGCttgcagctctgcctcctctgtaCCATATTAGGAACCTTGCCTTACCTAAAATGAGGAACCTTGTCAGCAGAGCAACGTCAGAGATTGGCAGCActtggagaagagagaaaaatacagaggcCCCTAAAGGACAGAGCACTTAAATCCATACTTACAAGATGTTCCTTGGAGTTACTATTAATTATTTACAAAAAATGTCAATCAACACAGCCTAAAAATACATATTGTAATTTTTCCCATTGAGTTCTGTGGAAGTTAATCATAGTCTCATGCTATATACTGCTTTTAAGCTGCATCTCAGTTGAAAAGGGGCCATCTACCTCTCCCTTTGTCACTATTCTGATACACATTTCAGTCATTGTGTTTTATTCCCATGCTCAGATAGACCAGAAGGATATGAGTGAACAGAGATAGAGATACAGTGAGAAGCAAAGTCACTGGCATCTTCTCCAGCAAACACACCCAGTGCCTTGCTTGTCAAAGAACTCTGATAGGTATGAGCTCTTGAAATTGCCCCATTGTTTTAAGAAGATGTGTTCATTTGATTAAGCCCAGGTAGCCTGCCTTCATGTGACAAAAGGGAATTTTACGTCCAGAGGATATCAGGATGGTCAAGAGTTAAGGCTGACTTAGCTGGAGTGGAAACAACAGGATGGAGAATGAGGACGTGACTGCAAGAATTTCTACCATTCTCTTTCTACACAGCATCCATCTCTGCACCCACTCACTGTTTGGCTTGTGTAAATATCAGATTAGTTCTTGCCTTTTTCTACCCCTGGTTTCCTAGCATTCTTCATTCTTGAATTCAGAGTTCCCAGATTAGCAGTGCTCAGGAATTTCATGGCCAGTTATCGATTTTGCCTGGCCCTTTCACTTTGTAAAATTGTCTTAATAAACCAGATAGTTGAGGGGTTTTAGGATTTTTTAACAGCATGCTTAAGGTTCGTTTGGTTTGCCTTACAGGTTTTTTGAGTCCTTTTACATCATGTTTTCAGTCTTTCTAAACCAGTACATCTAGAaatttatttgaaagagaaaactaGAATTCCCAAGAAATAAGATCAGAGTAACCCTTGGAATCATGTTATCTCtttgagcaaaaataaaattattcacaGTTTGTTTCCCAGAGTTTCTGGATAGTGAAGAAAAAAGCTAGCTCATTGTCTCTGAAATGGCCAGCAGCTGTCCATTGTCAGGTGCAAAATGAAAGGGTATTCTCTGCCATTGAAGAAATGCCATGGTGAGCCTCAAGTCTGTCCTTCCTCAGCCCTTTGCAACTCAAGGAGAGGTTTCCTTCCATATTCTCTTGTTGAACAGTGGAAGTGAGGACAGCAACAGACTGGAGACACTCTGGCTTACCAAGAGAGCTTGAAGGCATATGTTAGTATTATGAGATTTACTCTACTGAGTAAAAAACAGGGCATGTCCTTGTGAACTCCAGATGCTCCCACATGAACTggatagacagaaaaaaagattgtgTTTTGTAGTTTTGAAAATGAACTAATAATTTCAGAACAAACTCTGAAAAATTGGACAACATTTTGCTCCAGAGCAAACGACAAGAACAGattttttcaaaacataaaatagGCAAAACAAATAACTGTCGTTTACCAACTATATCTGCAAACACTGTTTTTACTACTGCAAGAGAGAAGTACAAATTAATTACTCAAAGAAGTGTCATTTTTTAAGAAGCCTGGAGTGTGACAGGAAGCCTTTACAGGTTTTTAGAACCTAAACCTGCTATGTACTCATCTACCATCACCATATTTGGCGTCTTATTTCCAGAGAGTTTGCAGCCATGTATATGTGAACAGGCCTCTACACATGTACAGAAGAAGTGACTTCATTTAGCCTCTCACTCTGAAACTTTAATGCCCTTAAAGTAAATAATATTTCACACAGTAGAAATGTGATCCCACGAATTTCTACTCCATTCCAAAATGAGAAACTCAGTTTTTAGACTGGGAGAAAGTTCCAAGTATTTTGTTTGAAAGCAGAAAACtgtctacattttttttaatgagtcacTATTTAATAACTGCTTTCCTTTGAACATTTCTACTTTGTTGATTGCTTAGCCTTGAACTTTTATTTTCAGACTGATTTATATAGAAACGTCTAAATTCCATCAGTGCTCTTCTTGACAAGTTTTCTAAAAACTAAACTGTCTAGTCATTTCCCTGAGCTGGATGTAACTGCTGGGGTGACATGTCTCAAAGGAAGCTTAGAAAGGCATGTGGCCCCCTGAAGATATCAGATGTGGAGGCATCAGTGAACTGTGAAGGAGGGAGGAAGTCAGTAGGTTATT from Dromaius novaehollandiae isolate bDroNov1 chromosome 1, bDroNov1.hap1, whole genome shotgun sequence encodes the following:
- the SMPX gene encoding small muscular protein, with the translated sequence MSKQPASHVKAIQANINIPMGAFRPGAGHPHKRKEFTPEVEESVPASTEEEKDKKHLPGAKKLPGPAVNLSEIQNIKSELKFVPKAEQ